One Anolis carolinensis isolate JA03-04 chromosome 5, rAnoCar3.1.pri, whole genome shotgun sequence DNA segment encodes these proteins:
- the LOC134299259 gene encoding uncharacterized protein LOC134299259 → FCQVVSRRSNGTYNGSEWDGSPTYNLAKFLATQLQTHIGLTAHYIKDSTHFIEKISNLNLSTKDILISFDVVSLFTKVPVADTLTLIKQNFPEDITALFHHCLTTSYFQWDTGFYEQKDGVAMGSPLSPVVANFYMEYFEKQALETAPKKPTVWFRYVDDTFTIWSHGEEELSKFLDHLNSIHPNIQFTMEKEKEGKLPFLDVLVIRKPNQQLGHTVYRKPTHTDRYLHKNSNHHPSQKRSTIKALTDRAQRICEPHLLQGELNHLNWALQANGYSTTDIRRAARPRTSHESQDKDPPRGKVFLPYIKGTTDRIGKLMKKHNLQTIYRPTKKIQQMLRSAKDKRDPLSSAGVYRIPCSCGQVYIGTTKRSAQTRVKEHERHCRLIQPEKSAIAEHLMNQPGHRILFENTKMLDHSNNYHVRLHREAIEIHKHVDNFNRKEETMKMNKIWLPVLKNSRIRTVNKKQYSENRGFPDMNQPRAVNDSKQRMPQRQEEDSR, encoded by the coding sequence ttttgccaggttgtaagtcggcgatccaatggcacttacaatgggtctgagtgggatggatcgccgacttacaacctggcaaaatttctggctacacagctacaaacccacattgggctcactgcacattatatcaaggactctacacactttatagaaaagatcagcaacctcaatctaagcaccaaggacatcctgatcagctttgatgtggtgtccctttttaccaaagtcccagtagctgacaccctcacactaatcaaacaaaacttcccagaagacatcacagccctgtttcaccattgcctcaccactagctactttcagtgggacactggattctatgaacagaaggatggagtggccatggggagccctctcagcccagtagtagcaaatttctatatggaatactttgaaaaacaggccctagaaacagcaccaaaaaagccaactgtttggttcagatacgtagatgacaccttcacgatttggagccatggagaggaagaactcagcaagttcctggaccatcttaacagcatccacccaaacatccaattcaccatggaaaaagaaaaggaaggaaaactgccatttctagatgttctggtcatccgcaaacccaatcaacaattgggccacacagtttacagaaaacctacacacacagatagataccttcataaaaactccaaccatcacccaagtcaaaaaaggagcacaatcaaagccctgacagaccgtgcacaaagaatctgcgaacctcacctcctccaaggtgaactcaaccacctaaactgggctctacaggccaatggatactccaccacagacatcagaagagctgcaaggccaagaacaagccatgagagtcaagacaaagatccacccagaggaaaggtgttcttaccatacatcaagggaactactgaccgcatagggaagctgatgaagaagcacaacctacaaaccatctacagacccacgaagaaaatccaacaaatgctacggtcagcgaaggacaagagggatcctctctcctctgcaggagtctaccggataccatgcagctgtggacaagtctacatagggaccaccaaacgcagcgcccaaacaagagtcaaagaacatgaaaggcactgcagactaattcaaccagagaaatcagccatagcagagcatttgatgaaccagcctggacacagaatactatttgagaacacaaaaatgctggaccattctaacaactatcatgtcagactacacagagaagccattgaaatccacaagcatgtggacaacttcaacagaaaggaagaaaccatgaaaatgaataaaatctggctaccagtattaaaaaactcaagaatcagaacagtaaataaaaagcaatattctgaaaacagaggatttccagacatgaatcaacctagggcagttaacgactctaaacaaaggatgccccagaggcaggaagaagacagcagataa